The genomic stretch AGGCTTTCCAGTTGTTGATATTATTAGAATAAATAAGGATTCACCTTTTTATCTCGTTACAATGGGCATACTAATTCATCCTAATCACAAGTCTGCAATAGGAAATATGAAAGAAGAAGAAAGAAGAGAATTTCTAGGTATTCTTGTGGAAGATCTTCTAAAAATGAGTGTTGATATAGCAATACTACCACCTAATTCTGAAGTGCCAGAAATTATTCAAGTTTCAAAGATAGTTTATTCGGAAGGATTAACAGCAAATGAATTCTTAGATGCTTACTATACAGTGAGAAATGCTGGAATATTTGTTATTAACAGAATAAATAGAAAATTCGGAAATGCAGCATCTAGGAGGGGTACAACGCCTTATGTTTAGAAAGACCAAAATTATCGCGACTTTAGGTCCTAGTAGTGAAAATCATATCGATGAGTTAGTAAAGTATGTAGACGTAATAAGATTAAATTTTGCACATGGAGATAAAGAACAGCATGAAAAGTACTTTAATCTAGTAAAAAATAGAGTTCCTATTCTAGTAGATTTGCCTGGGCCAAAGCTCAGGATCGGTGATTTAGGAAAAAATATGGTAATACTTAAACCTGGAGATACCATAGAATTTGGGACTCAAATTCCCGTAGATGATATTTTATTCTTTAAACTTATTAGAAATGGTTCAGAAGTACTAATATCTGACGGAAGAATTAGAGTAAAAATAACGGAGGTTGGAAACAATTACGCTAAGGGATTAGTAGAAGAAGGAGGTATTTTAACATCCAGAAAGGGCATAAACATACCGGATTCTGAAGTACCGGTAGGATTGTCTGATAGGGATTTAGAGTTACTGAAGCATGCTTTAGAAATGGGCGCAACATTTATCGGTCTTTCATTTGTAACTTCACCAGAAGAGATTAGAAAAGTTAAAGAAATTGTTAAAGATCAAGCTTGGATAATAGCTAAAATAGAGAAAAAATCTGCGTTAAAGAACTTGAAAGACATAATAAGAGAAGCTGATGGTGTAATGGTCGCTAGAGGTGATTTAGGAGTAGAAGTAGGTTTAGCTAATTTACCACAAACTCAAAGAAGAATTGTTAGACTGGCTAGATTATATGGTAAGCCCGTAATTTTAGCTACCCAAGTGCTTGAGTCAATGGTCACTTCTCAAATTCCAACTAGAGCTGAAGTGATTGATGTTGCAAATTCAATAATTCAAGGCGTTGATGCGATAATGCTTAGTGATGAGACAGCAATGGGACAATATCCTATAGATGCTGTAAGGACTTTACATGAACTAATATTAAGTGTTGAAAGATCTTTTAAACCTAGACCCCCACCACCATTAAAAAATATAGATGATGCAATAGCGTATTCTGCTGTGTCTGCCTCAAATTTGGCTTCTTCATCTGGTATAGTAGTTTATACTAGGACTGGAGCTTCAGCAGTAAGAATATCTAGGTTAAGGCCAGTAGTTCCAATAATAGTACTAACTCAAAATCAAAGAGTCTATAAGAGACTAAAACTTTGCTATGGAATTTACTCTTTTATTTCAGAAGAGTTAAATAGTCTAGATAATATTGTTGAAAAGAGTAAAAATGTAGCTAGACAAGCGGGTTTAAAGGACACTATAATAATAATTGCTGGTGGAACAGAAGAAGGATCAACTAGATTTTTAAAGGTTGAGGAGATTTAATTCTGTCTTCCGCTAATATCAAAACTAAATCATCAAATTTCATAAGAAGGATATATTGTAGACTAACTTAATTAAAGCGGTGCACTACCAGCTCTTCCTTAACCTTTATTATTAATTAACAAACACTTTAACCAAAAATTGGGAAATGAATTAGTTAAATTTAAAATTTTATTATAAGAAAGTTTTTCTTTGTTGATTTATTTTTGAAAAATAATAACCAAAAAACTCTAATTATTTTTAACTCTGTTGAATCTGTAATAAATATACATTCTGAGGAACAAGAATGTAAAGTGGATAGCTATTTGGAAATACCATACTAGTGACATTTACATTATAATTTATTACTTCCCATGGTGCAACTTCTTTTTCGATCCATACATAGTATGTATATTTAGTATAATCGTAAGTATAGTTGTAAAGTAACTGCCATGCGTGGAAACTCTCACTATAACCATATAATAACCACTCACCTTTATATATATTAATGTCGAATTGATATACTTCTATAGGATTTGTATAATATAAAGTGTTAAAGTAGAAATGTGGAGGCAATTGAGCGTTTGATCCCATATATGGATACTGGATACACATACCGCTAATGTTATACGCTGGAAAATAATCAAGCTCCGGTCCATAATAATGTGAATTATATGCTGGATTGCTGGGCGGATATACAGACCCTAATTGATAATAATACCAAGTATGAGAACTAACCATCTGTTCGCTAAACCCTACATATGTATATAGATATTGTATGGTATATCCGTAGTAAGGAGTTCCATGCCCAACTGAAAATGGAAAAGCATACCATGTAATGTTTACAGGGGTATAGAGACCAATGTTAAGGACTGATGTATTTGCACCATTATCATTTTGTACCGGTGCGTAAAAGGTCATATTTATCCATCCCTTTTGTTGTGTTGAATAAACAACTACTTCTACACCAGAAACACCATAATTAAACGTTTGACCGTTAACAGAAACATTTAAGGGAACTAAAGCGTAACCTGCTGGGCCGTATACTCCGCCTAAATAGGTCCAATTAGGATCACTAGATATACTCTTAATAGGACCAGAAAATGGTATACCGTAATTATGATAATATGGGAATACAATTGCCTCGGAAGAAGAGTCATTACCTATTTTGCTAATATTAAACCAACTTCCTTCAGAAGTCACTATAATAGCCCAAGGATATCCTTGTAAAACCTCAGAAGCTGGAACTTTTGCTACTATTATTATTGAAGTATTCTCAATATAACCATTAGGATATATTACATGAGTAATTACCATTGGGTTTGGAGAATAAATATAAGCTACACCGTTTTGCATGAATTCTGTTACTGGTGAATCTTCAGCTAGTGATTGAAGTCTTTGTATAGTGTTTATTGTAACTTGCGTTTCTCCATTCTGTATATGAATTATTACAAGTAATGCTAGTAGTAATATCTGAAGAAAAATTAAGGTACCTAAAATACTAGATATACCTTTCATGTAAGTATTTTTAAAAAATAAGGGGACAGTGTACTCTGAAATTAAGTAACATAATATAAGACATAATAACCAGCTAATCCGTTAATCATTGACTTAACTACAGCTGTTCCGTTTAGATAATTAAGAAATACCGAAGTCACATTAACTGGAGTACCATTATCTAGTGTTAAATAGCCCAATGGAATTATTGTAACTTCTGATACTGGAGTCCCAGATACACTATATAGCGGCCCAGGAATGTTTAACGTCGTCACTGACACATTTATTGGTTTATCAGAGCTAACATTGACTAAGAATATAACAGAACCTAAAGTTGGATCATAATAAATCCATTTAGCTTCAGAAGTGGTAAAATATGCTGTTAATGTTGTGACTTGTTCTTGTGTACTGAAATTAACTATAACTATCTTTACCCATGAGTTAAAAATAACATAATATATTGAATTATTAACACTAGTTATACCATTATAAGATGTGTTTACCACATTAAAAACTGTAAATGCTGAGTAAATTGAAAGATATAGAGGTTTTGCAACTAATGAAGACTGACTATATGCTAGAATCCCCAAAACTCCAATTAGTAGAAACAAAATAGCAAAATATTTCATAATCACTTCTATTAATTAGAGTTTAATAAACTTTTCCCAAATTATTCTCTATTCAGAGTTTAATAAAATCTTTAACTTACATACAAGCTCAAAATCCGTTAATAAATTCTCTCTTAAGTTATTCCTATAATATTCTACATCTTTACTATACCTATATATTTTTTTCAGTAACGAGAAAGTTATAATAAAACTTCAAAGTAGTGTTAAAAAGATATATTCTCTATATTAAATATTAAATCTTAATTATGTCTAGTACTAAAAAAGAAACAAACCAACTATTTTTAGATTTTTCTCCTAATTCATTAAACTTTCTTAAAATATTTTATTAAAGAGGAAATAATCATAATACTCTTTTTAATGCACTCTTATTTTTTTCCATATACGATTTATACGCATTCTTCTCCATTAATAGAATAGTCACATTAATAGAATCAGTATGCTTATAAATTTCATCTAATACTTGAGTAACTATCCTAGCATTTGTTCTACAATCCATATCAGTTATTCCAATTAAATAATAACTTCCATCTTCATCAACATACGCCTCAACAGTACCATTAATTAATTCTGATAATTTCTTTGCTCCAGCTATAATTGCATCATTCATAATTTAATTTACTTTTTTGTCCTTTATAACTATTGCGTCTGAGATTCCTTGCCATTTTAATTTATAACCTAAGAATTCTAGCACCTCCACTATATAATCTCCGTAGGCTGATACTAACTCTTTCAAACTTTTATTATCGAAATTCTCGCTACGTAGTTTTTCTAGCAATTTCTCACTAACATAATAATTCTTTAAGAATATATAGCCTGGAAAAGTTTTAATATTTTTTCTAATAACCTCAACCGGTAAAGAAAGTTTATTAGCAATCTCGTTCAGACTTATAATATCTCCAGAAATCGTATAATCAACCTTTACCTCATCTAGATATTTATTTTCTAGTTCTCTTAACCACTTATAAACTAAGGAAATATCTACTTTTCTTTTGTAAGTTATCACGTTCATACCACTAAACTTCTCTTTGCCTAGTTCTTCGTTTAGCAATATAAGAATCGGGTACTTAACTTTCTTTAACTTATCTAACTTCTCTTTTATATATTCCTTAGTCCAAAAACCTACAATCTCAATATAAACTTTTAGATCTCCCTTTTCTACAAGAAAATCTGGTATAAACACTCTATTGCCAACAACCAAAGGTTCTGGTTCTCTGATTATTTTCCATCCCTTAATTACGTTTGTAAAGTCCTTGTAAAATTTCTCTTCAACACCACTATCAAATCTCTTCTCGTCAATCAATAATTCTTTTAATTCTTTGAAATTAGCCAGTCTTAGTTTGTATATTCTTTTGAACTTCTTACCTAAAACTAACTCAGCCTCTATTTTCCAATTCTGTGACGAAACAATAAATGGCAAAAGAACGGCAAGATTTCTTCCGTATTTTTCAGTCAATTTAACTAATGTTGCAGGGCCTAAAAACTCAAACCTTAATGGATTATCATAGGCAAAATACATTAAACCTAACCATTTAGCTCTTCTTATTATTTCCTTCCAGTTTGAAGAAACATGAACAGTTAATTTATAAGCCTTGAAAAGAAGGGTTTGTAAAAGAGAGAGATTATACCATCTAATTAAATCTTCAGTTGGGATAGTTGGAGCTTTTATTATCTTCTTTTCCTCATCCAAATCAGAAAAAAGAAAACGCATTACATTAACTCCTAGGTTTTTGCTAACTTTTTGAATAATTTCATCCCTTTCTTTCTCGTTAAGTACCGGTCCATACTTGAATAACTCTCTTCTAATTTGAATTGGAGGTATAGGTGACTCTAATTCAAACTCGCAAAGCCTAGTTAATAATTTAACAAAAGCCCTAACAAGTTTATGATCATAAATTTTCTCTAAGTATTCAACCTCTTCATAAATTTCCCCTAATTTTTTACCAGCTTTAAATAAAGAAATTATCTCATTAGCTAAATCTAAATCCTCGTTAGTAGCAAAGTGAGGTAGTACTTCATCCTTAATTATGGAAAATCTTGCTAATTCCCACGGTAACACACTAAATTATATTAAGAAGAAATATTAAAAGTATGATGTGGTATACTTAAGGTACTTTAAAGGGTTAATACTCTCTGATGCTTATGCTCCAGGATTAAAATGGAGTGATGAGCTAAAAGCTTATTCTGCATTAGCCTTCAAATATAGAGATGTCAGAAAATATTTCCTTGAGAAAGGAATAGAAGTCGAGGAGAATGTAATAGACTCCTTACCTTTCCCACTAATTAATGATAAAATTAAGCTAAGAGACTATCAAGCTGAGGCCGTAAAAGCTTGGTTAAAAGAAAAAAGAGGAATTATAGTTCTTCCTACTGGAGCTGGTAAGACACAAGTGGCATTAAAGATAATCTCGATCATAAAGGTAGCTACTCTAATAGTGGTTCCTACAATAGATCTAATAACTCAATGGAAAGAGAGAATAAATAAGTATCTAGACTTTGATCCTGGAATCATTGGAGGTGGCGAAGACTCGTTAAAAGGTATAACAGTTATAACTTATGATTCCGCGTATACACGAGCCGAAGAGTTGGGAAATAAGTTTCTTTTATTAATATTTGATGAAGTACACCATTTACCTTCAGAAGGATACTCAATAATGGCTCAACTTTTTGCTTCTCCATATAGGCTAGGACTAACAGCTACACCAGAGAGAGATGATGGAAAACATGAGCTTTATCCTATACTTGTAGGACCAATAGTTTATAGGAAGAGTGTTGAAGAACTATCAGGAAAGTATATTGCTAAATATAAAATTAAAAAAGTCTATGTTTCTTTAACTGATGAGGAAAAGAAAAGATATGATAAATTAAGAAAGAAGTTGAAAGATTTTCTAAGTTCTAGAGGATTAAAGTTGCAAAGCTTAAATGATTTCCATAGATTAGTTAAACTAGCTGCAAAAGATAAAGAAGCTAGGGAAGCTTTACTTGCATGGCATGAATCACTTAATATTGCTGTAAACTCACAATCTAAGATAGAGAAGTTAAGGGAACTTCTACAGGAATATAAAGATGAGAAAACAATAATATTTACTAGAGATACTCAAATGGCATATAGAATTTCAAAGACATTTCTAATACCAGTTGTAACGTATAAGACTGATAAAGATGAAAGAGAGGAAATTTTACAAAAATTTAGGGATAACGAGTATAAAGTTATTGTTGCTTCTACAGTTTTTGATGAAGGAGTAGATGTGCCAGATGCAACGTTAGCTATTGTAATGGGTGGTTACGGTACTAAAAGGCAATTTCTTCAAAGGTTGGGAAGAATATTAAGGAAGAAAGACAAAGAGGCCTTAATGATAGAAATAGTCACCAAGGGAACTGCGGATTATAGGTTAAGTAGGAGAAGAAGAGAATAAAATAAATGAAAAAGAAAGTTTTTATTTTCATAATCTTATTATTTCTTATGGATGATATTTTTAAAATAATGATTAAGTATGGCCCTATGCAATTAGCAATCGCTATGATAATGGTTGGTATTGCTATAAATCTAGAACCATTAACTATAATTGGAAGTGTTTTATTGGCTATAATGATAGGATTTTTAATAAATGATTATAGGAAAAAGAATTCAACTAAAAAGAGCATTTAATAAAGTCATTCTCAAAACGTCAAATTCAGAAACTCTTTGTAGCAACTATCACTATAGTTCATTTTTGCCGTAAAATATTTTCTACCAAAAAAATATAAATAAGGTTTCAAAGTAATAACTGATGGATAGCGTAGACAAGAAGATCTTACTATCCCTTTTCAAAGATGGAAGAATTTCACAAAGAAAAATTGCTGACGAGGTTAAATTATCAGCTACTTCTCTTAATTATCGTTTTAATAAGCTCATAGAAGATAAAATTATTCGTTCTTTTGTATTATACGTAAATCCTAACTTTTACGGAAAATATGTAGGCAGAGTAAGTTTTAAGAACATAAAAGACTTCGATTCAAGCTTTGTTAACGTAAAAGTTAGATGTTTAGAAGAGACAACGTTCTATGAGATTGAAGGAAACTCGATTAATGATTTACAAGATAAGATTTCTTATATGAGAAAGGAATTAGGAGAATACGACATGATCTACCTTTCCCAACAGAATCCTCAAAAGCCTTCAGGAGTAGACATAGAAATTGTTAAGACTCTTATCAAAAACCCTAGAATGGAGATAGGAGAAATTGCTAAGGAAATTAACATTCCCTCAAAGACCATAATTAGAAGACTTAATGTTCTAATTAATAAGAATCTTATCAAAATAATTCCAGAAATAGATTTAAGTAAAAGCGATATAGTAGTATTTGGAATATTCTCCTCAATTGTAAACAAAATGGAATTTTTGAAGCAGTGTGAGTTTTTAAGATTTACTGATGGGGATAGAGGAGTAGTTGTATGTGCAGTCGATAATGTCAAAGTAGCTGAAAACTATGTATCTCAAGTAAAAATGAGCGATCACAATTCTAAAATTATGATAGCTACAGATTATGAAATTAGAAACGATAATGCAAGAAACGAATTAGAAAGGATCGAGAAAGATGCTATATTAAATAGCATAGATAACTAAGTCTTCTTCTTCTCAACTAGTAAAAATATTATATAAAGTATAACCGGCATTAAAGACAACCAAAATACAAAAGTAGGATATGATTTTATTAGCATCACTATTGTTGCCCCTTGGTATTGCGTTATGAGATTTTCTTTCCCAATAATTACTAAGGGATAATTCAGTGGTATACCTAGCGCTTTACCTACTAAAAAGTCTACTACAAAATAAATAATTATAGGATCTATTATATAGAATATGGGCAACCAAAACATCGTAGAATATTTATATAGTTTTCCTTTTATAGAAATAATAATTCCATAGACTAGGTTTACAGCTACATAAATTCTCAATGCATTAAGCAAAATATTTAATATTTCTACAATAAGTAACTTCTCACCTAAGAAGTACAAACTAATTTGAAATGGTGAATCGTAAATTTGGAATATTCCACCTACACTATAATACCACCAAGGAGTAGGTATTAATACTATTATGATGGAGGTTATATAATATGCTAACAGTATCAGATATTTCATAAAGTAGTCTCCTCCGATATAACTGTATCAAGAATTTTTATCTTTACTATAATTGTTTCATTCTTTGCATTTACATTATTTACAAATCCAGAAAAATTCGTTATTATTAACGTAAAATTTTCACTACTGTAAGGTAATATTATTTTGTTTTTACTTAAATATAAATATTTTCCGCTTATATTACAAATTATAATCGAAATATTAAGGGGATTTTTAACGTTAATTGTTAGAGTACTTTTATTAAAGGAAACTATAGAAAATTTTAGATTATTGCTGACATTAGAAAAAGAATTAATCTGTTGAATTCCTTCATAATAGCTATTTTGTATATTAGATATATAAAGAAGAATAAAGGCAATAGCAAGTATAATTCCTACTATTTTTCCCCAATTCACGTTAATCTTATTACATCATGTAAATAATAAAGTTAGATGATCAAAAGAGGCATCGTAGATTTAGTTACTGCTTCAGCATTATGGGGTACAATTGGAATAGTAACACAGATAGGCTACGAACATAATGCAAACGTATTTCAAATAATACTATTTAGAAGCTTATCCTCTTCACTGTTAGTTTTCATAATCTTTAAAAATGTAAAGGCGATCTTGAATAGAATTCCCTTGATAATGGGGATTGTAGCTATCATATTCTATGAAACGTATGTCTATACTGTTAATATCCTAGGGGCTTCCCTTTCAGCCGTGTTTTTATATACTGCCCCTTTGTGGGTGATCTTAGCTTCAAAAGTTTATCTTAAAGATGAAATAAATGGAAGAAAAATTTTAGCTTCAATACTAGTAATAATAGGAGTATATCTAATTTACTTTTCAAAAATATCTTTAATTAGCATAGGTTGGGGAATGGCTTCCGGGTTCACTTATGCTATGCTTATTATTTATTCTAGGTTTATGCAAATAAAAGGATATAAAGACCAAGAAATCCTAGCATCTCAAGCTGTTTGGAGTTTGCCATTTTCCTTACTGTTTTTAATGTTATCACCAAAATTAACAAGTTCTTCAATACTAACTGGAATATATCTAGGCATTATAGCAACATTTTTAGCTTATATCTTCTTTTATAGAGGAATGAGACTTACAGATTCTATAACAGCCTCCGTAATATCCTCCTTAGAACCAGTGTTTACAATAGTTTTTGCAATAATAGTACTTCATCAGATTCTGACTCCACTACAATTTCTTGGATCTGGAATAATAATATTTAGTTCAATATTTATTTCAATTTAACTTTAAGATTTGTGATAATACGGAAAAGTCTTTCCATTAGTTTAAATTTAAGACTCTAAGAAAAACTTAAATGCCTATTGTTAAATCGCATAAGGGGGTTTTATTTTTTCTTAACATAATTATTTTGTTGCTACTAATTCTAGTAATTTCGTCTCATTAATTAACTTTTTAATTCATAATATACAACATCTCTTGTGAATCTAATACTTGAATTAGCAAATTATATTGGTATAATTGCTTTTGCAATCTCTGGATCTATGAAAGGAATAAAAAAAGGAATGGATTTACTTGGGGTGTTAGTATTAGGATTTTCAACCGCCTTAGGTGGTGGAATCACAGCTGACATACTTCTTGGAATAAAACCACCAACAAACTTAATCTACTTGCCTTATCCTCTAACTGCACTACTTACGAGTTTTCTTACATTTCTATTTTATAAAATATTCGCTAATGTTGGAAAACCATTACTTTATGCTGATGCAATAGGTCTAGGAGCTTTTACAGCATCTGGTGCATCATTAGCTTACTCAATAGATCCTTCTCCTCTTCTAGTTATACTGATTGGGACTATTACAGCCGTAGGAGGTGGAGTAATTAGAGATATACTTTCTAATGAAGTCCCTGTTATTTTAACTAGAGAATTTTATGCTACCGCAGTTATAATTGGTTCTGGAATTTATTTCTTGTTAAGATATGAAGGAGAAAATAATTATTATGACATAATTATATCCTTTTTAATTACTACTGTTTTAAGAATTATAGCAATGAAATTAAAATGGGAATTACCAAAAGTCCCTAATACATAATATATGAAAATTTACTTAATTCTGTTTATTACATACTAGAAAATTATCTGTAGAAATTTTATCTGTAAGTAATATTATAACCGAAGCATTTTTGTCATTGGCTATCCTTCTTATAGTGTTCATTAAGACATCTTTATCTTCCCTAGCATATGGTAATATTATACTAAGAGATTTTGACCTAGTAAAAAGCATATTAACGAATTTACCAAAATCACTAACCCATTTAAAATTATAAAGCCAACACGTAGTATAACCCAGTTTATTATTGATCTCCACAATGTTCTCCTCAACTAATCCTTTAAGGCTAACTGTCATTCAATTTCACTATAATCTTCATATATCTAGTTTTAAAATTTTTGCTCTCTAAATACTTTAATACTCCAGTTTAAAGTCTGTTAAAGTATTTTCCTAAGATTTTCTGGCTTGAAAGAAAGGGAGCAAAGTTAAAAAATTAACTCAAAAGTAAGTTTTAAAATAAAACAATTTTTAGTTTATACATGGTTGAGAAAAAATCACTTTTCATCAGAGAGAGCTCAGGTTTAATTAAGCAAGTAAATCTATTAGATGCTGTTATGTTAAATCTAGGCAATATGTCTGCTGGGGAAGCATTATTCCAATCAATTTCTCCATATGCTAGTAGTGGTGCAGTACTTTGGTTAGCCAGTATATTAGGATTTTTACTATCAATACCTCAGATTATAGTCTATACTATCATGACCTTGAAAATAAGAAGAACTGGTGGAGATTACGTTTGGATTTCTAGAGTTGTAGATGGACGTTTAGGATCAATTCTAGCATTGTCATATTTAATTCAATCAACTGCATTCTTTGCAATAATAGCATTCTTCTCAGCTTCCTCAGTTAACTCAGTACTTTGTACTATAGGTATAATGAATCATAACCAACAACTTATAAACTTAGCAAATAATGTCTTTGTAAATCCTTACGGAAACGTAACACTTTACCAAAGACTAACATTTTATGTAATTTCAGCATTTTTCTTTGGAATAGTTATCGCTCTTAACATTAGAAAAGCAAAATGGGGGTTTACTTTAGTTACTATATTAGGAATATTTTCCATTATCGCCTTATTGCTAGCAATGATAGTTGTTGGTAGTAACTCTAGTGATTTCTTTACTAAATTACAACCCTTCCTATCAGCATACAATATTTCAGCACCAACTGGAAAAAGAATGTTTTTTCCCGGTAGCTTCAGTCTATTAGCAACCCTTTCGTTACTTCCACTATTTGCATTATATACTTACCCATGGATAAATGCTGGTCCCTCAGTATCTGCTGAGTTTAAAAATTCTGAAAAAGTTGCAAAACTAAACATTATTATAGCCTCAGTAGTAACATTCCTTTTAGTAACACTAGGATTTATGGAAATGGACTTAGTTGCAGGATATAATTTTAATATTTCAGCATATCCTACATTTATTTATAACTTTTGGACAGTTGCAATTGCATTAGCTGGAAATCAAGCATTACAATGGATTATAGGGCTTGGACTTATATTATGGAACTTTTACACATTGTCCTATGGCGTTGTTATGTTTTCTAGATATGTTTTTGCACTATCATTTGATAGAATATTACCAGAAAAATTCACAGAAGTAAATAAATATGGCTCACCGGTATATGCTCACTTACTTGATTTAACTATCACACTTCTCCTCCTGCTAATTCCAGTATTTTCAATTAATGCTGCGATCTCGCTATATGGAACTACAATTCTAGGTGCAGTATATTTATTCTTTGGAGTTTTAGCTGGAACGTTATATGGCTTTAAGAACAATGAGAAAATACTCAAAATTTTCGGAGTTCTAGCAAGTGGCTATTTAGCTTATTTAACATACGAAGCCGCAACAAACCCATTAATAGGTTTTACAACAACACAAGGGATTAATATAACAACCCTATTGTTCGTTATATCAGCATATGTATTTGCTATTGGGGTTTTCTCAGCATCTTACTTAAAGCATAAAAGAGAGGGTGTGGACTTAAACATGCTATTCAAAGAGATACCACCCGAATGAATCTGCCATTTGCGTAATAACCCGATATTAATTTTTTATAGTTACGTTATTTTTTACTATCATGGACTTAGGAGTATTCTTTGCCTCTTTAGGAATTTCTCTACTTGAATTATCAGAAGCGGGAGCTGTAGCAGCGATTTATCATAATATCTCAAAGAATAATTTACCCTTTGTTTATGCCATAGCCGGAGTACTCATTGTCTTAGTACCTACGTTTGCATTAGGGAAATATATTTATCTAGTGCCAATTAACTATTTTCTTCTAGTAGCAGCAATAATATT from Sulfolobus sp. S-194 encodes the following:
- a CDS encoding DUF2299 domain-containing protein gives rise to the protein MNDEEIEKIMKDLGLMLRKPPEAKEYFHIATSPPQGFPVVDIIRINKDSPFYLVTMGILIHPNHKSAIGNMKEEERREFLGILVEDLLKMSVDIAILPPNSEVPEIIQVSKIVYSEGLTANEFLDAYYTVRNAGIFVINRINRKFGNAASRRGTTPYV
- the pyk gene encoding pyruvate kinase; this translates as MFRKTKIIATLGPSSENHIDELVKYVDVIRLNFAHGDKEQHEKYFNLVKNRVPILVDLPGPKLRIGDLGKNMVILKPGDTIEFGTQIPVDDILFFKLIRNGSEVLISDGRIRVKITEVGNNYAKGLVEEGGILTSRKGINIPDSEVPVGLSDRDLELLKHALEMGATFIGLSFVTSPEEIRKVKEIVKDQAWIIAKIEKKSALKNLKDIIREADGVMVARGDLGVEVGLANLPQTQRRIVRLARLYGKPVILATQVLESMVTSQIPTRAEVIDVANSIIQGVDAIMLSDETAMGQYPIDAVRTLHELILSVERSFKPRPPPPLKNIDDAIAYSAVSASNLASSSGIVVYTRTGASAVRISRLRPVVPIIVLTQNQRVYKRLKLCYGIYSFISEELNSLDNIVEKSKNVARQAGLKDTIIIIAGGTEEGSTRFLKVEEI
- a CDS encoding DUF790 family protein, whose amino-acid sequence is MLPWELARFSIIKDEVLPHFATNEDLDLANEIISLFKAGKKLGEIYEEVEYLEKIYDHKLVRAFVKLLTRLCEFELESPIPPIQIRRELFKYGPVLNEKERDEIIQKVSKNLGVNVMRFLFSDLDEEKKIIKAPTIPTEDLIRWYNLSLLQTLLFKAYKLTVHVSSNWKEIIRRAKWLGLMYFAYDNPLRFEFLGPATLVKLTEKYGRNLAVLLPFIVSSQNWKIEAELVLGKKFKRIYKLRLANFKELKELLIDEKRFDSGVEEKFYKDFTNVIKGWKIIREPEPLVVGNRVFIPDFLVEKGDLKVYIEIVGFWTKEYIKEKLDKLKKVKYPILILLNEELGKEKFSGMNVITYKRKVDISLVYKWLRELENKYLDEVKVDYTISGDIISLNEIANKLSLPVEVIRKNIKTFPGYIFLKNYYVSEKLLEKLRSENFDNKSLKELVSAYGDYIVEVLEFLGYKLKWQGISDAIVIKDKKVN
- a CDS encoding DEAD/DEAH box helicase yields the protein MVYLRYFKGLILSDAYAPGLKWSDELKAYSALAFKYRDVRKYFLEKGIEVEENVIDSLPFPLINDKIKLRDYQAEAVKAWLKEKRGIIVLPTGAGKTQVALKIISIIKVATLIVVPTIDLITQWKERINKYLDFDPGIIGGGEDSLKGITVITYDSAYTRAEELGNKFLLLIFDEVHHLPSEGYSIMAQLFASPYRLGLTATPERDDGKHELYPILVGPIVYRKSVEELSGKYIAKYKIKKVYVSLTDEEKKRYDKLRKKLKDFLSSRGLKLQSLNDFHRLVKLAAKDKEAREALLAWHESLNIAVNSQSKIEKLRELLQEYKDEKTIIFTRDTQMAYRISKTFLIPVVTYKTDKDEREEILQKFRDNEYKVIVASTVFDEGVDVPDATLAIVMGGYGTKRQFLQRLGRILRKKDKEALMIEIVTKGTADYRLSRRRRE
- a CDS encoding winged helix-turn-helix transcriptional regulator, which encodes MDSVDKKILLSLFKDGRISQRKIADEVKLSATSLNYRFNKLIEDKIIRSFVLYVNPNFYGKYVGRVSFKNIKDFDSSFVNVKVRCLEETTFYEIEGNSINDLQDKISYMRKELGEYDMIYLSQQNPQKPSGVDIEIVKTLIKNPRMEIGEIAKEINIPSKTIIRRLNVLINKNLIKIIPEIDLSKSDIVVFGIFSSIVNKMEFLKQCEFLRFTDGDRGVVVCAVDNVKVAENYVSQVKMSDHNSKIMIATDYEIRNDNARNELERIEKDAILNSIDN
- a CDS encoding EamA family transporter, which encodes MIKRGIVDLVTASALWGTIGIVTQIGYEHNANVFQIILFRSLSSSLLVFIIFKNVKAILNRIPLIMGIVAIIFYETYVYTVNILGASLSAVFLYTAPLWVILASKVYLKDEINGRKILASILVIIGVYLIYFSKISLISIGWGMASGFTYAMLIIYSRFMQIKGYKDQEILASQAVWSLPFSLLFLMLSPKLTSSSILTGIYLGIIATFLAYIFFYRGMRLTDSITASVISSLEPVFTIVFAIIVLHQILTPLQFLGSGIIIFSSIFISI
- a CDS encoding trimeric intracellular cation channel family protein, coding for MNLILELANYIGIIAFAISGSMKGIKKGMDLLGVLVLGFSTALGGGITADILLGIKPPTNLIYLPYPLTALLTSFLTFLFYKIFANVGKPLLYADAIGLGAFTASGASLAYSIDPSPLLVILIGTITAVGGGVIRDILSNEVPVILTREFYATAVIIGSGIYFLLRYEGENNYYDIIISFLITTVLRIIAMKLKWELPKVPNT
- a CDS encoding DUF4898 domain-containing protein, coding for MTVSLKGLVEENIVEINNKLGYTTCWLYNFKWVSDFGKFVNMLFTRSKSLSIILPYAREDKDVLMNTIRRIANDKNASVIILLTDKISTDNFLVCNKQN